The sequence GTCTGTTCCAGtcccaataaaaataaaaaacaaaacaaaagagtgtTAAGGGAGAACCCATGTTCCATTCCCACCATATGCAAAATTCCCTTAGACAAGCGGTAACCATGCACCGCAAGCGGGATTAGTCTTTGACGCAGTGGGTTGGGGGATACCCATTGTCTCTGACCTAGGACAAAAAAGTGTGTTTATGTGTTATATGCTTGCTTGCCTGTCTCCATGATGCACTAAAACAAGGTAAGCAGGATCTTGACAAGATATCTGGAACAGCTGCCATGTAATGTAGAGGCAAGTAGCCATGCTGAAAATTTTGGAAAGTgaaaaaccacaaaaaaaatgagaagttaGAACTGTTAGAAAGTAGTGAAGTATGCACCATACGGTAAATGATTATTGGGGTAAGCTCATAAGTAACATGAAGAAAATATTCTTGTAAAAAAAGCTTAAATAACCATTTAGTCTCCATAATATCattcttttttaagttttagttaTCTTCGTCCtttaccaaaaaagaaaaaagaaaaaaatgtcaactttgctccctattattattatttttcaattttagtcttTGATGTGACTGTTTTAGTCTATAAAATTGTAAAGTTTTGATATAGGTCCTCTTTATATTGGAAGATTTTTATTTCACACTCTTATTTAGGAAACATCAAAGTTGTTTTCTAATACTACCTCTGgtcctatttataagaaaaaatttgttatatattttacactacaatttgtttcttataaataggAACATAGGTAATATTTGTATTTGTTAGCCACATCATCATTGACTAAGGATAGGGGGCAAAactgaaagaaaaattaatagggATCAAAACCGATTAGTTTTCTCTAGGGAATTGAAATCAAGAGAGGTGTGTATTATTGGGACTAAAAAGTCAATTAAGcctttaaaaaattctttatttagTCTCACTTACCATCGTATAATAGTCTTATTCAATAATtgccaaattgaaaaaaaaaaaaaatcttacgcAATGAAAAGTTACTTATTGAGACaactattagaaattataacTCAACGAACAAGTCAAGACAAGAGGCTCAGCAATACAaattaatatgtacaaagattcGACCCATTACTATTTGGGTGGTGATTGGTCAGATTAATATACTCTGGAGCTCATGTTACCACATTCAATAATtgccaaattgaaaaaaaaaatcttacgcAATGAAAAGTTACTTATTGAGACaacaattagaaattataacTCAACGAACAAGTCAAGACAAGAGGCTCAGCAATACAaattaatatgtacaaagattcGACCCATTACTATTTGGGTGGTGATTGGTCAGATTAATATACTCTGGAGCTCATGTTACCACATCCTTGAAGAGACTAACTTTCCTTTTGCTCCTGTATTTTTATTGGTATTTGTTGATTTAGGGTCTAGGAAAATCCTCAAAAGTGAAATCTTtagattcaaattttatttgagaGCAAGACTATATGTATGTGTTTACTGGCATAAACCATTGCTCTACTCAAGCAAGCAAAGAAGTAATCAGTTCTAACTTAATCTcaacaagaaaaatataaatcagccttttcttcttttatgtatttttcgGGAATATACCAATAATAGGCACTAATACAGGGTATGATCACATATTGAttataatacataaattaattatacatcATTTTCTcttagaataaaatttgatatcCAGATCAATGTATAGTTGAAATTATACAGTTGTTCATTGGAGATTTGAATGTGTCATATaactaaaattagttaaaaaatttgataaacgTGTTTTCTAATGATAAAAAGTTTAAATCACCAACcaataagcaaaattaaaattgagagAACAAACCTGCTAAAACATATCAATAGAATTATCCAAAAGACTGCAGAAATCCAACTAGATTCTTTGTAGGCAACCCAGACCTGATATATTATATGAATAGTTAGGAATAGGATACTTCAATTGAGACAAAACAAGTGTACTGAAATTAAACTTCAGCATTACAGAATTGAACATAAACCTTGCATGCAGAAATATTTTGACTTTGATTATCTCAACATTGTTTAGTGGTCAGTAATCAAATAGGTCATTTTCACAACTATTGACAAATGACAACGAAAAACTACTATtccttaaattattaaaaaaattgctatAGCTCCTGAATGCACTTGGTAGTGCATATTTCACAAATACTGTTATAGGATATAGATTGTTGGTTTCTCTAGGTATACTAAAGACATTAGATGATTTATAAATTCTTGTATGGATATACCAGGATTCCATTCTGCTTGATTAACGAGTTCCTTTACTAGGTTTACACAGCATCGTCATACTCCACTGTCACTGTCttccctaaaccctaaacccttaacccTAATATTTTTAACAGCTGGATTTTACTTTGtcaatgaaaattatttattttctttttctattttttttttacatatcttGTTGTGAGCTAGGATCAGATGAGAACAATGAAACGAATTCTTTAACATGTTGAAAGAGGTAAATgtgttgatatattttatacaattaagCTTTAGTTCAGGTATGAAGATTTTCGAGAGGCTCCTGATGGCATCCCTAGCTAGGCAGAATCATTGGTTCCTTTACTGAAACATCTAATTTAGGATTCAATCCTTGTTATACTTTGTTAAAACTCATACAATCACATCCAATTCAGAATGGTGACCAAAAGCAGGAAGGTGGCCCTCATTCAAACATTGTTTAAGATAAAAAGGAGGAGGAAACACATTTTTCTTAGAAGTTGAGATAGCAATGAAACAGAGGTCTAACATAGGCAGTTCATCTCTTTGGTAGAAAACATGTTTTAgagaacaaataaatttatatttgatatgatTTAGAGCTGATAAGATGAAAAAATAGTAGACATACTGCATAAATCACAATGTGGAAATAGATGTCAACTAGTGTTGTTGCCAACCACCTGCAAACATTTTAGAGCTTATGGCATtcacttaaaagaaaaagaacaatgcTATATTGCACGAAATCACAAGAATTTGAAATCAACCTATCAGAAAGGATGACTATTCAAAGGAGAcagaagataaaaaattattctccaATTAAATAGTAATACACGGCCTTTGTAACTTTCATACTCAATAGTTTTCATACTATTTACCaatttccaaagaaaaataactGGTACAAGCTGAAACATTGGAGAAAATTTTCTCAAATGAGAATGAGCATGCAAATGCAAAGTTGTAAATACATACTTGAATATAAGACAGAAAGTACATGCTTTGGTTTTAGTGAATATTTAAATAGGAAAATGGAGACTATAAAACACCTTGTAGATTGAAACTTTCAAAATTAATGTGGTCCGGACTACATTCTTTGCATAAGAGTTCAAGTGTTTACCAACAGGCACATTGCTATAACATGAGCAAGTAATTTATTGGGGCTTTATTATCTGTATTTGGATTTTGCTGAGATCAAGTTAATATTGATGGCTGTGCCTTTGGCACTGATGTTGATTCTATCGGGCACCAAAGTCAAACAATGAAGATTGCCACCATTTATCCACACATCATGCAAATTTATCTCAGCCTCTTCAACAACTGGTTTTTCTAATGCCTGAGAAGGTTCAAGTTGCATGATGATGAATTTTCACTAAAATTGAAGCCATTACATCacaatgaatgaaaaaatttaccaaaaaaagaattaaggcatagacaacattttgaaaatagaaTAATTCAGTCAAGTATACAGAAGAGAGCAGAAAGAAAGTGATAACAAAGTTATATAACTTTTCCTAATTAAAGTAGAAAAACAAATGGGAAAGGAATGCTTCATCTCACATTGAGCTTATATAGGAAGGCCCAAGCATTCCTATGTTGACAACAAGGATAATAGCATCAAATAATGCTAAAATAACAAGTATGAAGAACTTACGGAGTTAGAACCCCTTTACGGAAAGGAGAACCATTGGTGACAAGAGTGTACACCAAAGTTCCAAGCATGACAACACCCAAAATGCTGAAAATTATTCTTAGAGTCACAACAGATGAACGCTGTCTTTGTGGTGCTGTGCCATTCCTATGTAAAATGGCCTCTCAGAGTCAAATGAAAGtctaaagataatatataaaatcacaCAGCACGAATATATGTATTGAAGTATTCAACACAACACGACTAGTGTACAGCATggataaacaataatttatacacaaaatttagcaacaggaagaaaaaaaaaaaccagtaTCATTTTTTTGACTTCTCAAACTAACAACCAAACTTAAGAAATCTAACTATCCTCAAActgaataaagaaagaaaaacaatatattCACTTCAGAATCTAAGAAAAATTGTCAATCTCCACCATAACTAATGAAAGACAAGATTTATGTAGAAGCATCAGCAGGAGGGCAACTAGAGCCCAGAATGACACATTATCCATTTTAAAAGAATGGAAAATGTTGAGAAAACTTTACTATATAGTAGTGCTTCTGTAGACATACTTGTTTGGATGCCGCAACAGAACATAATACATAGGATCCTGTGAAGATTCTTGAGATGACAACTTCAGAAATTGCACAACAATATAGGCAGATGTAAAGATActgaaacaattaaaaaacatacaaaaaaaaaatggtgaaaaTAAATTAGCACTTCCAATAGTCCTTTAAATAATCGTAAACAGGATAAGAAACAACTCAGAAACTCATGATGAATCTGAGCTTTTATACATAGGAACATTTTACATTTTGAAAGTAATATGAAATCAGAGTATTGCTGCCAGCTTTCTCCATAGGTGCAACAATTgactaaaaacagaaaagaaacatTGAATCTAGTAGACGTGTTATTAACATAGAGATGAAATTACATAATTCTTCTCTCATCATTATCTAACACATACAAATAACCAATATTAACtatgtttacattttttttttttgctcagcaaaaatagatatatttatatatatgaggAGTATCAGTGGTACTAAAAGTACATGATGAGGATTAGGTAGACAGCTGGTTCCTTTGGTTGTTACAAGGAACCGAGCTAGTCCactataaaatattacaaatgtCCAGCACCTACAATCCCTTCATAAATACAAAAACCTTCTCTTAGATTAGTGGACCATTGGTTACAGTGTAGTGCAAAATCTTTCTCCATAGATTTGAGCCATGTCCAAATTAGGAGTACTGCATCATCCAACACTTTGCTTCAATTGAAGGTTTCATTTTGAAAAACTATCTTATTTCTTTGCTGCCAAATGGTCCATGTTAAAGCAACCCACCAACACTTCCATCTTGTGCATTTTATTCCACCAACACTTCCATCTTGTGCATTTTATTCCACCAACATTCCCATTTCCATGCTACAGAAAATTATCCCTAGGATTTTGCGGGAATGCGCCCACTAAGTTAATCCAAGACAATGACTCTCACCATAAAGGTAGGATTTTGCTGCAATTGAAGAATAAGTGGGCTGCATCCTCTTCATTATTGCTGCAGAATGGGCACAACATGTCATTTACCTCCACTTGTCTCCTTCTCAAGCTTAATTTTGTTGGTAATCTATCTCTGATTAGCCTCCATGCAACACTGATGATTTTGGTGGGATCCTAAGTTTCCATAGCTCCTCAAAAACACCATCCTGGTTTCCCTCATTGATTCTCCCCATAGTAGATCATACGCGCTTTTTGTTGAGTAGTGTCCACTTGGGTCAGGTTTCCAAACCCAAGTATCTGTTCTATGAGGGTGGATTGTTGTCTGTGCTATCTCCCCTAAAAAGTCATCAGCCATCGCAACTTCATTATCGAATAAAGGTCTCCTCCAATTATAGTTCCATTCCCAGCCGGCGCATGTGTTACTCCCCATGTGCTCAATGAGTTGCTATTTTTGGCATGAAATTTGATACAATCTAGGATATTTTGTCATTAATGGTATATCAGTGCCTATCCAGCAATCCTCCCAGAACCTAATTTCATCACCACGTCCCACCCTCCATGTTGTTTCCTTTTTAAGTACACTGTTCGACTGCTGTTGGTGAATTATCACCAGGTCCTTCCACCATGAGGATTCGTTGCTGCCTCTTCTACCTTCATCTAGAGTCCTCCATCCACCATATTTAGAGTCTAGTATCCTGGCCCACGGTTCTCCTTGCTGTTGAAAAAGGTCTCATCGCCACTTCCCTAGCAATGCTGTGTTGAAGGTCTTGATGTCTTTTATACCTAGGCCCCCTTTGTCTTttggtagacacattgttttccATTTGACCCATGCGATCTTCCTTTGCTCCGATGCACCGCCCCATAGAAATCTACGTTGGATGCTGACCAGCTTATCAACTATTTTGGTGGGTAAcctgaaaaatgagaaaaagtaaATGGGAATTAATGTTAGGACTGCATGAATAAGTGTCACTCTCCCCCCAAAGGATACGTGTCTTTGTTTCCATCTGGCTAATTTTCTATCGCATTTTCTAATTATAGGATCCCATAACTGGCTACGTCTTGGGTTTGCCCCAATGGGGATGCCCAGATACATGAATGGCATGGACAACATGCTACAATTGAGATATTCAACAACCTCCTGCCTCCATTGATCCGATTTCCCAATTGCCCCAAAACAACTTTTTGCGAAATTGATCTTTAAGCCTGATGCAAGTTCAAAACTCCTCAAAATGGTTTTGATTGTCTTAACATTCTGCATTGTAGCTTCACCAAAAAATATGGTGTCATCAGCGTATTGTAAGATGTTGACTGCCTCATTGTTTTTCCCCACTAGGAAACTGCTAAACAACTTCTTATCCAATGTTTCTCTCATCAAACCGGTTAGGCCTTCCGCAACAATATTGAACAGTAGAGGCGCTAAGGGTTGTCTAAGGCTTCTTTGTGGAATGAATTCATTTGTGGGGCTACCATTTACCAATATAGAAACCGAGGCTGAGCTAAGGCAACCCTCGATCCAATGAATCCACTTGGGGCAGAAGCCCAATCTCCGCATCATGTATGATAGGAAATCCCACAAGACGGAGTCGTATGTTCTTTCATAATCTACTTTAAACACCAAACATGGCTTTTGGCACCTCTTTGCTTCCTCCACCACTTCATTGGCTATCAATACACTATGCAGCAAGTGTCTTCCACCTATGAATACAAACTGTCTTTCATCTATTATGTCTGGCTTTTTCAATCTACTTGCTAGAAGCTTGGCTACAATCTTATACACATAGCATATTAGTGACATAAATTTGTATTCATTAAGGTTTTGTGGATCTTTCACCTTGGGGATTAGGGCGATAAAGGATGCATTGCAACCCTTTGGGAAAATCCCGTTAGCATGAAATTCATCAAGGAACCAGATGATATCTGGTTTGAGTAACTTCCAAAATTGTTTAATGAACTTGAAATTTAATCCATCTGGTCCTGAGCTTTTCTCACTTCCACAATCCCATACAACCGTCCTTATTTCATCCTCATGAAAACTCCCCACCAACATATCGTTTTGCTGCTATCCAATGCCATGAAATTTGATTCCATTAAGATCTGGTCTGCCCTGCTCAGGTTCACTGAATCTATTCAGGAAGAACCTACGGACTTCCTCTTTCACTCTTATCGGTTCTTCTACCCATGAACCCTCAATAAATACTCCTTTGACTGCATTATTT comes from Glycine soja cultivar W05 chromosome 20, ASM419377v2, whole genome shotgun sequence and encodes:
- the LOC114402778 gene encoding uncharacterized protein LOC114402778 isoform X1 produces the protein MAAKISLAIGLRTLFTVLGLLMLAVFLYTAFTDGLGVRFLKELVRPWMVATLVCFYINIVAFAVWIAYKESNLISSILWIVLIALLGSIFTSAYIVVQFLKLSSQESSQDPMYYVLLRHPNKNGTAPQRQRSSVVTLRIIFSILGVVMLGTLVYTLVTNGSPFRKGVLTPWLATTLVDIYFHIVIYAVWVAYKESSWISAVFWIILLICFSSMATCLYITWQLFQISCQDPAYLVLVHHGDRAENEYTGISGEAT
- the LOC114402778 gene encoding uncharacterized protein LOC114402778 isoform X2; the encoded protein is MAAKISLAIGLRTLFTVLGLLMLAVFLYTAFTDGLGVRFLKELVRPWMVATLVCFYINIVAFAVWIAYKESNLISSILWIVLIALLGRNGTAPQRQRSSVVTLRIIFSILGVVMLGTLVYTLVTNGSPFRKGVLTPWLATTLVDIYFHIVIYAVWVAYKESSWISAVFWIILLICFSSMATCLYITWQLFQISCQDPAYLVLVHHGDRAENEYTGISGEAT